A single genomic interval of Natator depressus isolate rNatDep1 chromosome 14, rNatDep2.hap1, whole genome shotgun sequence harbors:
- the LOC141998668 gene encoding killer cell lectin-like receptor subfamily F member 1, producing MENEDDYVVMTLQMKRINSTQPSPHGSQGSPPSLDGYKVAVGVLGAVCVLLVSAVIAQSVWGFQDGWAECDIQQAAFVSRLKQSLCDPAWSSPAGGAGCELCPKDWRAHRGKCYWDSRRSQIWSESRKDCESRNSQMLVIQDQEEMDFINTIAEGTNHIWIGLNITSHTRNWTWVDGSPLNQTLFPVSGPVASGSCGVVKGNSINSETCSAEFKWICQKDAIVV from the exons ATGGAGAATGAAGACGATTACGTCGTCATGACCCTCCAGATGAAGAGGATAAACTCAACCCAGCCATCTCCGCACGGGAGCCAAG GTTCTCCTCCCAGTCTCGACGGTTATAAAGTTGCTGTGGGGGTTTTAGGGGCTGTGTGTGTCCTTCTGGTGTCGGCTGTGATTGCTCAGAGTGTCTGGG GTTTCCAGGACGGATGGGCAGAATGCGACATCCAGCAGGCCGCCTTCGTGTCTCGTCTCAAGCAGAGTCTGTGTGacccagcctggagcagcccagcAG GGGGCGCCGGGTGCGAACTCTGCCCTAAGGACTGGCGGGCACACAGGGGAAAGTGCTACTGGGATTCTAGAAGGAGTCAGATCTGGAGCGAGAGCCGGAAAGACTGTGAGTCGAGGAATTCACAGATGCTCGTGATCCAGGACCAAGAGGAGATG GATTTCATAAACACTATTGCAGAAGGCACAAACCACATCTGGATCGGCCTGAACATCACGTCCCATACCAGGAACTGGACCTGGGTGGACGGCTCCCCTTTAAATCAAACACT GTTCCCGGTCTCGGGCCCTGTTGCCTCCGGCAGCTGTGGGGTGGTAAAGGGGAACTCGATCAACTCAGAAACCTGCAGCGCCGAATTCAAGTGGATTTGCCAGAAAGACGCTATCGTGGTGTGA
- the LOC141998659 gene encoding uncharacterized protein LOC141998659 gives MPTTITASDTACDPILVFTSKGKRNYYSRTYQGRIALSGWLLVSVKNASEWMAGEYRVVSDLHEICMARINLTVPGPVLFPPLILETPAVREGTANRTGEGSRRGMLSNGSLEGKPRGRCGMWVSLGFVAALFVAAALYVCWKRGREGPETRRGCKEEGILDSADSPVCVPACVSHLPEAATRDGEAGEEISPNGEVVQPRDLSRLPQRSREPAL, from the exons ATGCCAACCACCATCACGGCCTCCGACACTGCTTGTGACCCCATCCTGGTGTTCACTAGTAAAGGAAAGCGGAATTACTACAGCCGCACTTACCAGGGACGGATTGCTCTCTCAGGCTGGCTCCTCGTTTCTGTGAAGAACGCAAGTGAATGGATGGCCGGAGAATACCGAGTCGTCAGTGACCTTCATGAAATCTGCATGGCACGCATCAATCTGACGGTGCCTG GTCCTGTCTTGTTCCCACCACTTATATTGGAGACTCCCGCTGTCAGAGAGGGGACTGCCAATCGGACTGGAGAGGGAAGTAGACGAGGGATGCTTTCCAACGGCTCTCTGGAGGGGA AGCCACGGGGCCGCTGTGGCATGTGGGTATCGCTGGGGTTCGTTGCTGCTTTGTTTGTTGCTGCTGCACTTTATGTCTGCTGGAAACGTGGGCGAGAAGGACCGGAAACCCGTCGTGGTTGCAAAGAGGAAGGGATCTTGGACTCGGCAGACTCGCCCGTTTGCGTGCCGGCCTGTGTCTCGCATCTGCCCGAGGCTGCAACCCGAGACGGAGAGGCTGGTGAGGAGATCTCACCGAATGGAGAGGTGGTACAGCCCCGGGACCTGAGCCGGCTGCCCCAACGCAGCCGAGAGCCAGCACTTTAA